One segment of Triticum aestivum cultivar Chinese Spring chromosome 2A, IWGSC CS RefSeq v2.1, whole genome shotgun sequence DNA contains the following:
- the LOC123186387 gene encoding flavanone 3-dioxygenase 2 — protein MAASNGGALPVVDLAPFFAVGDADGEGARTRATEAVREACQATGFFRAVNHGMPRELMARALELSAAFFALPDEEKAKVRPAEGASASPLPVGYARQPAHSADKNEYLLLFNPKLGLNHYPAQPPGFRDALEECYAKLTDLGLLIQNILSECMGLPPGFLAEYNADRGFDFLTALRYFPATTDENNGISAHEDGNCITFVLQDGVGGLEVLREDGRWVPAEPVEGSIVVNVGDVLQVLSNKKFKSATHRVVRRPGAHRHSIAFFLNLHGDKWVEPLPAFAADVGEPPRYRGFRYNEYMQLRMRNKTHPPSRPEDVIHITHYEI, from the exons ATGGCGGCCAGCAACGGCGGCGCCCTCCCCGTGGTGGATCTGGCGCCGTTCTTCGCCGTGGGGGACGCCGACGGCGAGGGGGCGCGCACCCGGGCCACCGAGGCCGTGCGCGAGGCGTGCCAGGCCACCGGGTTCTTCCGCGCGGTGAACCACGGGATGCCGCGCGAACTCATGGCGCGCGCGCTCGAGCTGTCGGCGGCGTTCTTCGCGCTGCCGGACGAGGAGAAGGCCAAGGTCCGGCCCGCCGAAGGCGCCTCCGCCTCGCCGCTCCCGGTGGGGTACGCGCGGCAGCCGGCGCACTCCGCTGACAAGAACGAGTACCTGCTCCTCTTCAACCCCAAGCTCGGGCTCAACCACTACCCCGCCCAGCCGCCCGGATTCAG GGATGCGCTGGAGGAGTGCTATGCCAAGCTCACCGACCTGGGGCTGCTCATCCAGAACATCCTGAGCGAGTGCATGGGCCTGCCGCCGGGCTTCCTCGCCGAGTACAACGCCGACCGCGGCTTCGACTTCCTCACGGCGCTGCGCTATTTCCCGGCGACAACCGACGAGAACAACGGCATCAGCGCGCACGAGGACGGCAACTGCATCACCTTCGTCCTGCAGGACGGCGTCGGGGGCCTGGAGGTGCTCCGGGAGGACGGCCGCTGGGTCCCCGCAGAGCCCGTGGAGGGCAGCATCGTCGTCAACGTGGGGGACGTCCTGCAGGTGCTCAGCAACAAGAAGTTCAAGAGCGCCACGCACAGGGTGGTGAGGAGGCCCGgggcgcaccgccactccatcgccttcttcctcaacctccaCGGCGACAAGTGGGTCGAGCCGCTGCCGGCTTTTGCGGCCGACGTCGGCGAACCGCCGCGGTACAGGGGGTTCCGGTACAACGAGTACATGCAGCTGCGGATGAGGAACAAGACCCACCCGCCGTCCAGGCCCGAGGACGTCATCCACATCACCCATTACGAGATCTAG